One genomic window of Cannabis sativa cultivar Pink pepper isolate KNU-18-1 chromosome 2, ASM2916894v1, whole genome shotgun sequence includes the following:
- the LOC133034792 gene encoding uncharacterized protein LOC133034792, with the protein MKNSSNHSYREEDQPKKESPISTMDSRFNQTLRNVQGLLKGRTIPGKILLTRRSDPIDDLSSQENSPSYQRSFSSNDAGTSDRMEKAEENQTPSKPNSNANASKLKSSTSQPEIAVKEIQKSTMGARATDSARLTKFSKVLSGTTIILEKLRELAWSGVPPYMRPNVWRLLLGYAPPNSDRRDGVLRRKRLEYLDCVSQYYDIPDTERSDDEINMLRQIAVDCPRTVPDVSFFQQEKIQKSLERVLYTWAIRHPASGYVQGINDLVTPFLVVFLSEYLEGSVESWLISDLSPDKLSDIEADCYWCLSKLLDGMQDHYTFAQPGIQRLVFKLKELVRRIDEPVSKHVEEQGLEFLQFAFRWFNCLLIREIPFHLVTRLWDTYLAEGDALPDFLVYIFASFLLTWSDELQKLDFQELVMFLQHLPTQNWTHQELEMVLSRAYMWHSMFNSSPSHLAS; encoded by the exons GTTGCTCAAAGGTCGTACAATCCCTGGTAAAATATTGTTAACTAGACGGTCAGATCCCATAGATGATTTAAGCTCACAAGAAAACTCGCCGAGTTATCAGAGGAGCTTCTCATCCAACGATGCTGGGACAAGTGACCGTATGGAGAAGGCA GAAGAAAACCAGACCCCAAGCAAGCCAAATAGTAATGCAAATGCAAGCAAGTTAAAATCATCAACCTCACAGCCTGAGATTGCTGTCAAAGAAATTCAAAAATCCACCATGGGTGCTAGAGCAACTGATTCAGCAAGGCTCACAAAGTTCTCAAAGGTGCTGTCGGGGACAACAATTATACTAG AGAAGTTGCGTGAATTAGCTTGGAGTGGTGTACCGCCCTACATGCGTCCAAATGTGTGGAGACTTCTTTTG GGATATGCACCACCTAATTCAGATAGAAGGGATGGAGTTCTGAGAAGGAAGCGCCTTGAGTATCTGGACTGTGTTTCGCAGTATTATGACATCCCAGATACTGAGCGTTCAGATGATGAAATCAACATGCTTCGCCAG ATTGCAGTTGATTGTCCAAGAACTGTACCGGATGTCTCTTTTTTTCAACAAGAGAAAATTCAAAAATCCTTGGAGCGTGTCCTTTATACATG GGCTATCCGGCATCCTGCAAGTGGATATGTTCAGGGAATAAATGATCTTGTTACACCATTTCTAGTTGTTTTCTTATCAGAATACTTGGAAGGGAGTGTAGAAAGTTGGTTAATCTCTGATCTATCTCCAGATAAACTATCTGATATAGAGGCTGATTGTTATTGGTGCCTGTCAAAGTTACTTGATGGTATGCAAGACCATTACACATTTGCTCAACCGGGAATCCAGAGGCTTGTGTTTAAGCTGAAGGAATTGGTTCGGCGGATAGATG AACCTGTTTCTAAACATGTGGAGGAACAAGGGCTGGAATTTCTACAATTTGCCTTCCGCTGGTTCAACTGTCTTTTAATACGAGAG ATCCCATTCCATCTTGTTACTCGCCTGTGGGACACCTATCTTGCAGAAGGAGACGCTCTACCAGATTTCCTTGTGTATATATTTGCCAGTTTTCTTTTAACG TGGTCAGATGAGCTTCAGAAACTTGATTTCCAAGAGTTAGTGATGTTTCTTCAACATCTTCCAACTCAAAACTGGACTCACCAAGAACTTGAGATGGTACTTTCAAGAGCTTACATGTGGCACAGTATGTTCAATAGCTCTCCAAGCCATTTAGCAAGCTAA
- the LOC133034793 gene encoding pentatricopeptide repeat-containing protein At1g62350-like isoform X1 translates to MDSVLMGSLKSHFPGVSLRHNLPNPYGLSSTVTRCCRSPRVSCGLRDGPRKPLWRSRVLSTEAIQAVQSLKLAKSTPPKLKEVFGARLARLLKIDLLDTLAELQRQNELDLALKVFKFVRKEVWYKPDVSLYCDMIRLLGKNKLIEMAEELFLELKEEGLEPNTRVFTEMIGAYLQLGMIDKAMEAYSLMKASGCTPDKLTFTILIRNLEKVGEEELVRGVKNDCFEFMDCSDKFLEELERKRVRNHVIIHGQLFCPMILMGLLFIFSNFGFLYSQREWSV, encoded by the exons ATGGATTCTGTTTTAATGGGTTCCCTCAAATCTCATTTTCCTGGGGTGAGTCTCCGGCATAACCTCCCAAATCCCTATGGTCTCTCTTCCACAGTGACCCGTTGTTGCCGGTCCCCAAGAGTCTCGTGTGGGCTTCGCGATGGACCAAGAAAGCCCTTGTGGAGGTCAAGGGTACTCTCCACTGAAGCCATCCAGGCAGTACAGTCACTCAAGTTAGCAAAATCAACACCACCAAAGCTAAAGGAGGTTTTCGGTGCCAGACTTGCTCGCCTCTTGAAGATAGACTTGTTAGACACTTTGGCCGAGTTACAGAGACAAAATGAATTGGACTTAGCCCTCaag GTATTCAAATTTGTAAGAAAGGAAGTATGGTATAAACCAGATGTGTCACTATACTGTGACATGATTCGATTATTGGGAAAGAACAAACTGATTGAAATGGCTGAAGAACTCTTCTTGGAACTAAAGGAAGAAGGGTTGGAACCTAACACAAGGGTATTTACTGAGATGATTGGAGCTTACTTACAACTTGGTATGATTGACAAGGCAATGGAGGCCTATAGTTTGATGAAAGCATCAGGTTGTACTCCAGATAAATTAACCTTCACAATATTGATTAGAAACCTTGAGAAAGTGGGAGAAGAAGAGCTTGTAAGAGGTGTGAAGAATGATTGTTTTGAGTTTATGGACTGCTCTGACAAATTTCTTGAAGAATTAGAACGCAAACGGGTAAGGAACCATGTTATAATTCATGGTCAATTGTTTTGTCCAATGATTCTTATGGGTttactttttatattttctaactTTGGTTTCCTCTACAGCCAAAGAGAATGGTCGGTCTAG
- the LOC133034793 gene encoding pentatricopeptide repeat-containing protein At1g62350-like isoform X2: protein MDSVLMGSLKSHFPGVSLRHNLPNPYGLSSTVTRCCRSPRVSCGLRDGPRKPLWRSRVLSTEAIQAVQSLKLAKSTPPKLKEVFGARLARLLKIDLLDTLAELQRQNELDLALKVFKFVRKEVWYKPDVSLYCDMIRLLGKNKLIEMAEELFLELKEEGLEPNTRVFTEMIGAYLQLGMIDKAMEAYSLMKASGCTPDKLTFTILIRNLEKVGEEELVRGVKNDCFEFMDCSDKFLEELERKRPKRMVGLV, encoded by the exons ATGGATTCTGTTTTAATGGGTTCCCTCAAATCTCATTTTCCTGGGGTGAGTCTCCGGCATAACCTCCCAAATCCCTATGGTCTCTCTTCCACAGTGACCCGTTGTTGCCGGTCCCCAAGAGTCTCGTGTGGGCTTCGCGATGGACCAAGAAAGCCCTTGTGGAGGTCAAGGGTACTCTCCACTGAAGCCATCCAGGCAGTACAGTCACTCAAGTTAGCAAAATCAACACCACCAAAGCTAAAGGAGGTTTTCGGTGCCAGACTTGCTCGCCTCTTGAAGATAGACTTGTTAGACACTTTGGCCGAGTTACAGAGACAAAATGAATTGGACTTAGCCCTCaag GTATTCAAATTTGTAAGAAAGGAAGTATGGTATAAACCAGATGTGTCACTATACTGTGACATGATTCGATTATTGGGAAAGAACAAACTGATTGAAATGGCTGAAGAACTCTTCTTGGAACTAAAGGAAGAAGGGTTGGAACCTAACACAAGGGTATTTACTGAGATGATTGGAGCTTACTTACAACTTGGTATGATTGACAAGGCAATGGAGGCCTATAGTTTGATGAAAGCATCAGGTTGTACTCCAGATAAATTAACCTTCACAATATTGATTAGAAACCTTGAGAAAGTGGGAGAAGAAGAGCTTGTAAGAGGTGTGAAGAATGATTGTTTTGAGTTTATGGACTGCTCTGACAAATTTCTTGAAGAATTAGAACGCAAACGG CCAAAGAGAATGGTCGGTCTAGTTTGA